ACTCAAGGTCACAACCTCTCCcaggtcccacctgctggacacccctcAACCCGTTTCCATCCCCTATAGGGACTTCACACCCGAATCCCTCCACACGCAGCTCACTGGGACCCCGCgcagctccctcaccttcctAAGCCTCAGGCCGCCAACCGCACAACACGGACGCCGTCACACCACCAACAGGAACCACAGTCACCGTCAGACACAGGCTCACCCAACCTCTGCGCCAAGCCACCACGCTGCCTCGGTCGCAGGCCCCCTCGTCAGCCTCTACCGTCCACGGCTGCGTCTCAGTGACCCCACATTCTCCACCAGCACCACCTCACGGTCTCCCTCCACATGCCTGTCTACGGCCTGGGCTCCCCTACACGTTCTGGTCTCTTCCATCTTAAACAGAACCATCCCCTCGGCTGACCGCTGCCCAGCTCACAGGACCACAGTGGGCGGAGCGGGCCCAAGCTTGCCGACTCTACGACTGACCCTCCCCACACGGTGCGGGTCCCTGCAGGCCAGCTTCCCCCAACCTGCCCCCCAACACCCACAACAATGCCCTCACCAGGACTCCCGGGGCTACCACGTTGCTCGCCCAGACGTCGCCCCCACCAGCAGCACTGCTGGGCACAGGTGACCCCCCTGCCCCAAAGCTGTTTACCCTCAGACCAGCACCACCAGACCCTGTGGGCTCCCCCCACCTTGCTGGGTGCACTTCCCAGTCTCCTCTACCAGCCTGACTGCTGCCATCCCCAGGTGTGTCCCTGGGCCCGCTCACCACTCTGCAGGCTCTCCTCGCCTCCGACTTGACCCCGGCTCCGTCCACATCTGTGCAGTGGCCGTCTGCCTCTGGTCCAGCCGCACTCTCGTCCACCTGCCCTGCTGGGTAGCCCACCCCGGACACACCCACAGCCGACTCAGCTacccacccctgctcctcccaggcgCCCCAGCTCAGCAGAGGCCCACCGCCCACCTGGGGCagtcctgcctgcccctgccagcCCTTAAAGCCGGGGGCTTTACCTCCCGCCTCGCTGAGGTCAGTGCCGCTCTCCCTCTGCCACGAGCCCCTGCCCGAGCCAGCACCGCACCCTGCTCACACCGCTGAAGCCACCTCCTAACTAGGGCCACAGCCTCGCTGCTTCTCCGCAATCCACTTCCACACTGTGACCAGGGTCTTCTCAACACAGATCCCGTTTGTGTCACTTGCCTGCCAAACCCTTCGAGGGCCACTCAGGACTCATCTGATGAAGAACGAAACCTGACGTACGTAGTCTGCAGGGCTCCCCGAGAtggtccctcccagctcctcacccCTCGGCCCTCCTCTGCAGTGAGACCCTAACAGTCTTTGCGGcgtcacccccacccccgcacacACGCTATGCCCCTGctctccaggctcctggcccaTCTTCCCGGCATGCTCCACCCGTCAAAGCTGAGCCCAGCCTCTCACTTCCCCAGGACCCTTCTGGCCCCTCAGCCTGAGCCCTGGGCCTGCCACATGCTCCCAGGGCCCATGCGTGGTCACGTGGTGGAGCCCCTGGGTGACGGCCTCTGTGTGGTCAGCTGTGAGCCTGACAGCAGCAGAACTCCGTGAGGACTGGCCCTGCTCTCCTTGACCACAGGCCGGGCACAGGACCAGGCAGGACGGCCTCCGTCTTTGCTCAGGAGATACAAGCCACACGTGTCCTCGTGTGGACAACTCCACACCTGCTCTAAGTGTAGACTCTGCTATGGCTGGACCGTACGCTAGAAAAACGGCCGTCTGATACACTTAAGACTGACTCTCAGAGATCCGACACCGTGTGACAAAGTCCCCAGTGAGAAACAAGCGTGTTCCCCGGGACACCCGTGGGAGGCGGTGCTGTGGGCAGGACCTGCCTCTACACGGTCCCTGTCCCGTGGACCTTCCACCATGAACCATGATACAGATGTTCTAGACCCGCGCGCTCCCAGAGCCGCCGCCGCCACGCGTGCCTACTGAGCTCCTGACATGGGCAGTGTGACCAAGGAGCTCAATTTCCAGCCGGTTTACCGCTAACTACTTTGGATTCAAACAGCCACACGTCCTCAAGGGTCTCGTGTTGGCCCCAGAGTCTAATGCCTGGCTTCCAAAGGTGGCCCCGCCACTTGCTGCTATGCTGTGGCCAAGCACTGAGCCTGCCTGGCCAGGGACCCCCAAATGCAAAAGGGGACAGGGACAGTCTCTCCCCCACAGCACGACCATGTGGGGTACCGGAGAGGATGTCCGTGACCGGTAGACGAGGCCTGGCATACAGGTCAGCAATCGGCACCATCAGTGATGACACGTGCCCGACTTAAACGTTCGTGCTTCTGAAAACCTGAgccacaccccaccccagaccatcCACGGAGCCGTGCGCTGACACACCAAGAGCTCCACGAATTCCCGGACCTCCTAAATTCCCGAACACGGCAGCAGAAGACACTCAGGCCTGGATCTGGAATCCTTACCTTGTCCATCCGGTCCTTCTGGACCCCGTACTTTCCGCCGAATCCTTTGGAATAGTCTGCAAAGTGGCACAACACAACACTCACACTTAGGCTGAGGACCAGCGAGGTGCCCGGGGCAGAGGCATGCAAACAGATCCAGAAACAGCCCAAGAAGACGCACCCCGAGCAGAAAGAGACCAGAACCGCACCCCGCGCGGTCCTCACTTGCAAGTTGAGTTGGTTTCTACCCGTGGTGTTCAGCACACAGGCGggggagaagcagaaaagggGTGTGCGCATGCGTCCCGTGCTCTCCTGAGGGACAGAGGGTGCCGTGTGGGCTGGCAGGCAGTGAGCCGAGGGCCCAGCACAGGCGCGGGGCAGCGTGCCACTCCAACAGCACAGTCCTCCACCTGGCACCGCTCCCTCCCTACTAGGACTAGGCAGAGGCTCGAGGCagctgttttcttgctttttaaaagaaaaaaaaaaattccatggggAAATTCTACCAGCCAACTCTTAGGACGTAGCAACACAGATCTCCGTGACAGTCACACCGTCACACGGCCTTAAGGCCACGCAGAGCCAAGGCCGTCTCCGCGCAGGCTGCCGGATCAGCACCGGATCAGCTGCGTCCGCCGTCCCTCGCCTGAACACGGCCGTGTGTTCCCAACCAGGGGACGGAGCCTACGCTCTGCCCTGGCAAGGAGGACCGTCCTTGTCTTCCGCTCGTGTGTCCAGGTTCTAACGGCCAAGTCCGAATTTGGACAGCAATTAAATAACTGCTCTAAGGAGAAATGTTTTCACCGTGTGGACTCCCAACAGATACACCTAGAAATTTCCTGTGTCTTCTTAGCTTCCTGTACATACCGTTTAGCTCTGTGTGGGGAAGTTATACGTAGGTGGTGTcgtcaaaaaaaccaaaacaaacgaaaaacaccTCCCACCCCTGGTCAAAAAAACACCACCACGATGAAACAGAGACCACACAGAACacggctgcccctgcccctgccccccggTGACCCGCGCCTCTGGCTGAACTAAACATGGTTCTCCCCGTCTCAGAGGCAGTCAGGTGGCTTACTCAGTAGGTAAGTCACGGTCAACAGCAAGAGCTCCAGCAGAAGGCTGCTGGGAGACCAGGGACACCCCGCTCCAGGATGGAGCCACGTTATGGGTTTAGGGCAACACACCCTGCAAACTACGGCCATGTCTTGCCAAGCACAAACCCCATGGTGCCAGGGAACAAGtgaatgggggtgggaggagtgcaGGCGACCATGGCTCCAGCATACACCTGGGTTTCAACGCCCGAGTGCCCCTCGAGGGCACAGAGGGTGCTGGCAAGGCTGAGGCTGGAAGTCTGTGCTAGAAGTGGCCGCACtggaggggaggcgggggcggggggtggtgagCAACGGTGCCTTGCTGGGACTCGTGCTTGGCCAGCCTCTCCTTGTAATCAAACCCCACAGCACAGGAGTCCTGCCTCTCGGGCTGAACACCAAATCTGCCTCCGAAACCAGTCTTATAACCTGGAAATCCACAAGCAACAGTGAAGAAAACCGAGAGAGGAAACACAGTTCGGTTAGAATCGTGGGAGCATGGGCAAGAATCAAGTACATcgtttagagaaaggaaaagctctgccaggctcaggggctgcagagccagctcgCAGGCTCAGCAACAGTCAAAACTGGGCTCAAAGGTTAGAGGGCAAACTCAAACTCTTAACACTCCAGCCAAGATCAGAGACCGGGTTAGGAACTGTATTTCAAGTAATTCGGGAAAGCCACTCCATGCTTTGAGGTTTCTTTCTAGGTCCTACCCACGCTGCAGACAAGAGAACGCATCTCTGCGCATGTGAAGAAAGAGACACGTTATACACGAGGTTACTGCACGGCAACGCGTACCAGCCCCACCTCCATCTGTGCTGGCTGAAAGGACGGGGTGAGTCTGGGGCTCACTCAGAGGTCTCCCGTCCCCACGTGCTACTTTCCCAGGGACATGGTTCTGTCGTGGAAAGCACACACTCCCGGGCAGAGAGGAGGCATCCCCTTCCACAGCCTACAGCACGCTTTATCAGCACCAATTCATGGACTGGATCGCTGTCGGCCCTCTGGCCGCCCGCTGAGGGCAGAAAACAGCGTTCCCAGAGCTGCTGCAGGCAGTGACCGGCGCTCCAGAAGCCCAGTGACATGGGGCCTTCTCGCGGGAGCCCTCCCGTGGGAGGGGACGGGGGTTCCTCACTCCTCTAGCTGAAGGGCTGTCTCAAATCACGGGAGGGCTACGACAACCTCCCACACTGAAGACACAACACCACTGCTACAGAGACACGGCAAAAACACGGCACAGTGACGGacctgggaagggaaataaactcGGGAAACGATCCCAAGTAGGAGATTCAAAATGAAGGTACCTTTTTGGGATTCGTGCAGCTGCAATTTCTCCTGGTGATCCCGGCCAAGAGCACATTtgtcttgtctgtctgtctgcacacCAAATTTTCCGTCAAACCCTTTCACGTAGTCTAATGGATTAGAAAAAGGACACAAACTGGTATTAACGGATAGCCCgggcaacagagagaaaacatgtttttcaatGCACGTCAATACACACAATTCGCTCAAttcatcccttctctctcagatCTTCGGTAAAACTTTAGGTAACACTCATCAAGAGGCCCTCCTCATACAGCGTCTGGAAACTGACCCCATCTGTAATCCCAGCGTTCCGAATAAACGCAGACGGGACCCCACAGAAGCAGCGCCAAGCGATGCAGCTTAAGCAGCAACCGGAGCCCCACAGTCCCACCACTTACACACGCGACACTATTAGCACAAGCGGCACTGCTGGGGTGTCAGAGCCAAAACAACTGGCAAGAGTCGATCTCTCATGTAACAGCTGTGTTTCTGCTTTGCTGTTTTAAAGCTGGCTGCTTAACTGAGAGATGTCCGTATTAAGGGCTGCTGGTTACGCTCCGTCTCTGCCTGCTGCTCTGGTTACCACCCGTCCCGTTAACGGTCACCGGCTGGAGAGCTGGTAAGATGCAGGCACCTGTCTGGGACTCGTGCTTCTCCGTTTTGCCTTGATACTCAAAGCCGACGGCACTTTTATCCACCTTGTCCTTGTCGATACCGTACTTGCTACCGAAGCCTTCGGAGTAatctaaaaacaaggaaagcagtTTACAGGCCAGCAACACAACCAGCGAGCAAGCTGTGGATTCCAGCAGGCTTCAAGAAAGTACTTTTaacactcaattaaaaaaaatataaaccaaaaatctTTTAAGCTCACTATAAGATCACTGATACAGAAAATACCTAAAAGTCTTGCTCATATGTAATAACAGGACTAGGAAGAGTCCTATAAAGACAGCAGATTTATAACTGTAGCATCTTTCCTTCATTCCAAAAGACAGCATGGAGTAACAGTTTATTACAAAGCTTCTGGATCAGCACGAGCCGAGCAGCCGGCTTTTAATGGGTCCCTCTGCTTCATGGACCAGCACAAGGAGAGGCATGCAGGGGTGCCTGCAAAGACAGGATAAACCTGGAACGCCCTCCAGAAACACACGCCCTCCAGAAACGCCAGTGGAATGGTTCCCTCTGCACTAAAGGAGGACTCCATCGTGGGCACGTCAACGCACGAGCGCGCGGAGCAAACCCCTTCCGCAAAGGCCTGGGGCTGCCGAGGAGCCTGCCTGCCCAGGCACTTGGGGCTGTGCCCCCGACCTCCCAGAGTGGCATTTCCTCTGCCCCAGAGGCCTCTTGGGGAGAAAGTCAGTGCAGACTGCAAGGCATCCAGCAGCAGGTCCTGAGGAACTGGGTGCGCGTGGGGCAGAGGAGCACAGGTCTGctccaaggagggagggagagaaggcagtgacAGCGACCCCGTGCCGCAGGCCACCTGCTGTAACGGAAGTGACGCCTGCGGCAAagggacactgggctggcccacggCCAGCTCCTCGCAGAAACGCCAAGCCAGTGGGGTTTCCAGTgctgggttttggttttgttctttaaagaaacctgggattttttttaaatacgtgAGCTCTCAGTTTTTATATGTTGGCAAtcgttttaaaaaatctaaatgtacaGGCCAAACAAAACAATGAGGAGAACCAACCGTTCGTGGCCTCTGCAGGAGGGACTGAATCTAACACCCTCCACCTACAGCCCTCGCTGGGTGACGGCAGTAAGTGACCCACGAGGCCgccacagcaaaggaagccagcaCGGCTTCTGAGGACAATCTGGCAATCTATCGAAATTTTAATTCAGTGTTCTCTGACCCaattatatttctaggaatttactctTGAATAACCACTTACGTACataagacacagggagaagaataCTCATGCAGTCGACTTTTAACAtcgaaaattgaaaacaacctaacTTGTACATTCCACAGAGGAATGGTTACGTAGACTACGGGATCTTCCCACCACAAGGACTGAGCAGTCACCAAAAACGCGACAGACCCCTACGCTGACCTGAACGGAACAACAACGGCCAAACGTTTGAGTTAAAAAACCGTGTAACTATAACGTGACCCGCCGTACACAGGGGAAACGCCCCAGTGCGCATGTCTGTAAGCGTGTGGGAAGCAGCGGCGAGGGGGCAGGCCGCGCGGTGGACGGGCTGCGGGGCGCCGCCCGGGCGGACCTTTCTGCGACTCGTGCTTCTCCGTCTTGCCCTGGTAGTCGAAGCCCACGGCGCTCTTGTCCACCCGGTCGGCCTGCACGCCATACTTGCCGCCGAAGCCGCTGGAGTAGTCTGTGGAGACACGCAGCAGTCGGCATGGGAGCAGATAGGAGCTAACCCGGCGCTTGGTTGAACCAGAACAGAAACGACTCGCGGTGTGACTCAGCAAGAGATCAAGCACACATTCTAAAACACACGAGCCACCCACTATCACCCACGCGTGACGCTCGACTCAGTCTACAGCGTCCCTTTCACCTGTTAGGGGCACTTCGTTCCTGATGGCAGACGTGAACTGCGTTCCCACCTCGGAAGTTCACCGTTCAGACACTTTCTGAGCACCGACTGCACGGCAGCGAGCAAAGGTCTGAATCACCACTTACATACACTCAAAAGTGTTTCAAGAATAAGTCTAACAAGATGCTTCCACTACAAGTCAGCTGTGGGGCGGGAACGGGGTGGGGGTAACTTCCAGTTCCTGGGGGGCAGAGGATCAAAACCAACTCTGCATCCCTTTGGCTCCTTCTTCCAGCGGGTCTGAAAGTTGCCTCTAGGACTCTGCCCGGCTCCCTGAGCATCTGGGAGCACTTTTCCAACCAGAGGAGAGTCAGGACTGCGCCAGGGGCTCAGCCGCGCTCAGCCAGGGGCAGGGGGGCCCACCGACCCACAGCCCTGGGATCTCAGCCCTCGCCAGCCGCCAGCCGGCGCCCGGCTGAATCCCGCGGTCAGGGCCTGGGGGATTAGCCAGGCAGAGCGCCGCGGGCCCAGGCAGCCCCGCGCCAAGCGGAGCGCCCGGGGAGGGCGCACTCAGTGGGGATGCCGCCAGCGCTGCGATCAGAGGGAAACGGAAccccccccccatcccacccccgcccccaggcccgaCACGTCCACAGACCGCGGGCGGAGGAAGCCCCGCACCCGCTCCAGGGAGGCCGCCCGCGGAGATCGAGTTCCTGGTGCCACACTCAGGCGATTCCAACAGAGGAACCAAAAACCCAGAAGCACCTTTCTGCTGATTTCCAACACAGCCAGAAGAGGGATGGCTCCAAATTTAGAGCCTCTCGGCCGTCTGCAGCTGCGCGTGTCGCTGCATTTCCAGTGACCTGATTGCTAAACCTCCCTGTAGGTGCGGGCCGGGCCGCAGGAGCCGCGGCTGCGACGGCCCCGCCCGGGCGCCAGGGAGACCCCGGCCCCTCTCGGTCCTTCCCCGCAGGGCCCCACTCCTACCTCGCCCCGCTTGGACCCAAACCCCTCCCTGTCGGccctccatccccttcccctaAACCCCAGGGCCCTGATCCCGTCGCCCCCGATCCCGGACCCCTCCCCGCAGGGCCCCTCTCCTACCTCGCCCCGCTtggaccccagccccttcccctcggccctccacgcccctcccctaaacccctgggccctgagcccctccccccGGATCACACCCCCTCCCAGCATGGCCTCTCTCGCACCTCGCCCCCCTCCGACCCTCGGCCCctccactctctcttctcctagCCCCCGGGTCCCGGGCACCCTCTCAGACCCCAGACCCCCTCCCCGTctggccctctcctccccttcctccctgcagccccggcCCCTCTCCTTCGGACCCCTAAACCTCAGAACTGCCCCTTCCTCCCCGACACCAGGCCCTCCCCACCGCTCGGCGCCCCGCCCCTCACCCCGCggccccccggcccccacccctcggcccccggccccggcTCCCCCGCCTGGGGAAGCCTCGCCCGCGCTCCCCCCGCGGCCGACCCGAAACCGCGAGCGGAAGAGCGGCTAGACCGCTGCGGCCGCCGCTTCCTTCCCTTTTCGGGGCCCGGGGGCGCCCCAGGAGCGCCGcggaggggccggccccccccGCCCGGCGGAAGCCGCGCTCGCTCACCGCCGCCTGGCTCCGTCCGGACCCACTCGACTCCGACTCCGgctccggccccggccccggcccctgcAGCTGCGCGCCCGCCGCTCCCAGGCGCCCTGCTCCACTTCCGGTTCctcgggcgggggcggggcctcatCCGGGTCCCGacgaggccccgcccctccccggcaCGTCGCGCCCCTCGCCCGGCCGCCTCCCTCGCGCGCGTGCGCGGGCAGCGCGGGCCGAGCTCCGCCGGGGTGCGAGCCTGCAAAGCACGCGTGGAAACAGTCTGTTCCTACGCGCAGAGTCAATGTACGGAGCGAAGGCTCCAGAAggaggtttcttttctcttttttgagaaagattagccctgagctaacatctgccaccaatcctcctctttttgctgaggaagactggccctgagctcacatccgtgcccgtcttcctctactttatatgtgggatgcttgccacagcatggcatgccaagcggtgccatgtccgcacccgggatccgaaccagcaaaccccaggcctccgaagcagaacgtgcgaactttgctgcgccaccaggccggcccccagaaggCGGTTTCTTGACTGAGTGACTGGGAAGAATGAGGGGTTTGTAGGCTTAATGAGGAAGTCAGAACTGGAAGGAGGGGAACTAACACTGGGGAGGCAGCCTGCGGGCCACGTGGCTTCTGCCCCTCAGGAGAGTGTGTGGCCCAGACCAGCTGGCCACATAGCGATTGTGGATACAAGGTAATCCTTTTAATACAGGATGGTTCATTTTTCCCTGGAAACAGCTTTAtgagttgaaaattatttttaagagcatcttattgagatgtaatttacataaaatataatacactcgtgtacaattctgtggtttttaatatagtcacagggtggtgtaaccatcaccacgacctaattttagaacattttcatcccccccAAAGAAGCCCACCTTGTTAGCAGTCAACCCCTGTGCCccgctccccccccccgcccccgcaagCAGCCACTCATTACTTTCTCTCTGTGAGGTGGGTATTGTTGCTTCCGTTTCCCAGATGAGGACAGCCAGAGCTCACTGGGGCTTTCAGCGGGAGGGTGGCGTGAGCCGTTTGTGACACCCAGATCCATCCAGCCTCTCTATGGAGAACAGACTGCTTCAGAGTCACATCCGGCGAAAAGGCAAAAGGCGGCGCCCGTCTCCCCTTTGACACACCGTGTCAGGAGAGtgtgtggcagagactggctGGCCAAGTAGCATGACAGATACAACGTCAAATTTGGAAAGCGAAAAGGTTTAGCCGTGCTCAAAAACAAGTTG
This sequence is a window from Equus caballus isolate H_3958 breed thoroughbred chromosome 12, TB-T2T, whole genome shotgun sequence. Protein-coding genes within it:
- the LOC138916674 gene encoding src substrate cortactin-like, which codes for MRPRPRPRNRKWSRAPGSGGRAAAGAGAGAGAGVGVEWVRTEPGGDYSSGFGGKYGVQADRVDKSAVGFDYQGKTEKHESQKDYSEGFGSKYGIDKDKVDKSAVGFEYQGKTEKHESQTDYVKGFDGKFGVQTDRQDKCALGRDHQEKLQLHESQKGYKTGFGGRFGVQPERQDSCAVGFDYKERLAKHESQQGTVAHHPPPPPPLQCGHF